One Candidatus Roseilinea sp. genomic region harbors:
- the thrB gene encoding homoserine kinase, with product MKAASADDAPMTKLLTVRIPATSANLGPGFDCMGLALDLWNTFELHRGNGAGITVESHGEGEDVLPKDKSHLVVRTMIEELTTFIPFNPDRHAYHIVCRNAVPCGSGLGSSSTAVLAGLIFAHAVLDPQGFHGPAGSARILNRAFEIEGHGDNVAPALLGGLVIVVGRDGEVIAHRITLPPTRVVVCVPRFHFMTSHARSVLPLHYSRSDAVFNVGRAMLVVEALRNGDASLLSRAMDDRIHEPYRLPAIPGAIEAKRAALAHGALAVTLSGAGPGILAFAREDHDAIGQAMQSAFATAGGLPARYWVLDVASSGAQLFV from the coding sequence ATGAAAGCGGCAAGCGCCGACGATGCCCCGATGACAAAACTGTTGACCGTCCGCATTCCTGCGACCAGCGCCAACCTCGGCCCCGGGTTCGATTGCATGGGCCTCGCGCTCGACCTGTGGAACACGTTCGAGTTGCACCGGGGTAACGGCGCGGGCATCACCGTTGAATCGCACGGCGAAGGCGAAGACGTCCTGCCCAAAGACAAGAGCCATCTGGTGGTGCGCACGATGATCGAAGAGCTGACCACCTTCATCCCGTTCAACCCGGATCGCCATGCTTACCACATCGTTTGCCGCAACGCGGTGCCGTGTGGGAGCGGCCTCGGGTCCAGCTCGACCGCGGTGTTGGCCGGGTTGATCTTCGCCCATGCCGTGCTCGATCCGCAAGGCTTTCACGGCCCAGCCGGGTCGGCGCGCATCCTCAACCGTGCCTTCGAGATTGAGGGGCACGGCGACAACGTTGCGCCGGCGCTGCTCGGCGGCCTGGTGATCGTCGTCGGCCGAGACGGCGAGGTGATCGCGCATCGCATCACGCTGCCGCCCACCCGCGTGGTGGTGTGCGTGCCGCGCTTCCACTTTATGACTTCGCACGCGCGATCGGTGCTCCCGCTGCACTATTCGCGCAGCGACGCGGTGTTCAACGTCGGACGAGCCATGCTGGTCGTCGAGGCATTGCGCAACGGCGATGCGTCGCTGCTGTCGCGGGCGATGGATGACCGGATTCATGAGCCGTATCGCCTGCCGGCTATCCCGGGCGCCATCGAAGCCAAGCGCGCGGCCCTGGCGCACGGCGCGCTGGCCGTCACCTTAAGCGGCGCCGGGCCGGGCATCCTGGCCTTTGCGCGGGAAGATCACGACGCGATCGGCCAAGCGATGCAGTCGGCGTTCGCAACCGCCGGCGGATTGCCCGCGCGTTACTGGGTGCTCGACGTGGCCTCATCCGGCGCGCAGCTCTTTGTTTGA
- a CDS encoding threonine synthase → MALQSPPGARLATAWPGVIEHYRARLEITREVPPVTLLEGNTPLIPAPRLARALGGGFELYLKYEAANPTGSFKDRGMTAAMTQAVAEGARAVICASTGNTAASAAAYAARAGLKCVVLVPDGKIAAGKLAGALSYGAQVIAINGNFDDGLRMVREATRRAPIALVNSINPARLQGQKTAAFEVCDVLGDAPDWLCLPVGNAGNITSYWMGFAEYFRDGLTSKRPRLLGAQAAGAAPIVLGRVVERPETVATAIRIGNPARWREAVAALDESDGHITAVGDDEILEAYRLVARAEGVFCEPSSAAGLAGLAKGLREGWLDARDKRIVCVLTGHGLKDPDTAIKGSPAPLTIEPQIETLLEVIA, encoded by the coding sequence ATGGCCCTACAGTCGCCGCCTGGCGCGCGCCTCGCTACCGCATGGCCTGGCGTGATTGAACACTATCGCGCTCGACTCGAGATCACGCGGGAAGTTCCCCCGGTGACGCTGCTAGAAGGCAATACGCCGCTCATCCCGGCGCCACGTTTGGCGCGCGCGCTGGGCGGCGGCTTTGAGCTATATCTGAAATACGAAGCCGCCAACCCCACCGGCTCGTTCAAAGATCGCGGCATGACGGCGGCGATGACGCAAGCGGTGGCCGAGGGCGCCAGGGCCGTCATCTGCGCTAGCACCGGCAACACTGCTGCCAGCGCCGCCGCGTATGCTGCGCGCGCCGGGCTTAAGTGTGTGGTGCTTGTGCCCGATGGCAAGATCGCCGCCGGCAAGCTGGCCGGTGCGCTGAGCTACGGCGCGCAGGTGATCGCGATCAACGGCAACTTCGATGACGGCCTGCGCATGGTGCGCGAGGCGACCCGGCGCGCTCCCATCGCCCTGGTCAATTCCATAAACCCGGCGCGCTTGCAGGGTCAGAAGACGGCTGCCTTCGAGGTGTGCGACGTCCTCGGCGATGCGCCAGACTGGTTATGTTTGCCCGTCGGCAACGCCGGCAACATCACTTCCTACTGGATGGGTTTCGCCGAGTACTTCCGCGACGGCCTGACGTCGAAGCGGCCGCGCTTGCTGGGCGCGCAGGCCGCCGGCGCCGCGCCCATTGTGCTGGGCAGGGTCGTGGAACGCCCCGAGACGGTCGCTACGGCTATCCGCATCGGCAACCCCGCTCGATGGCGCGAAGCGGTCGCGGCGCTCGACGAATCGGACGGCCACATCACGGCAGTGGGTGACGACGAGATTTTGGAAGCATACCGCCTGGTCGCCAGGGCCGAAGGCGTGTTTTGTGAGCCGTCGTCTGCTGCCGGCCTAGCCGGCCTGGCCAAGGGCCTGCGCGAGGGCTGGCTGGATGCGCGCGATAAACGCATCGTGTGCGTGCTGACCGGCCATGGCTTAAAAGATCCCGATACGGCGATCAAAGGCAGCCCTGCGCCGCTGACGATCGAGCCGCAGATCGAGACGCTGCTCGAGGTGATCGCCTAG